CCCCCACACCCCCCTCCCAACCCTGCATGCTTTCCTGAGATGGCGGGCCAAGAGCCCGCCATCCCAGGTTATTGAGCCCCATAAGGGATTGGGGGAGGGGGGGTGGGGGAGGGGGTAAGGGGCCACCGCCCCTTAGCCCCCTCCCCCACGCCTCTTCTCTGCCGCATTCACTCATTTTTGGTCTTCAGCACGGCGACGAAGGCGCTTTGGGGGATGGTGACGGAGCCCACCATTTTCAGGCGTTTCTTGCCTTCCTTCTGTCGTTCCAGGAGCTTGCGTTTGCGGGTGACGTCGCCGCCGTAGCATTTGGCGGTGACGTCTTTGCGGAAGGCGCTGATGGTCTCCCGGGCGATGATCTTGCCGCCGATGGCCCCCTGGATGGCGATCTTGAACTGCTGCCGGGGGATCTCCTCCTTGAGGCGCTCGCACACCCGCACCGCCCACTCCCGGGCCCGGTCCCGGTGCACGATCATGGACAGGGCGTCCACTTTCTCGCCGTTCAGCAGGATATCCAGCTTCACCAGGTCGCTTTTCCGGTAACCGATGAGCTCGTAGTCGAAGGAGCCGTAGCCCTGGGTGACGCTTTTCAGCTTGTCGTAGAAATCAATGATGACCTCGGCCAGGGGCAGGTCGTAGCGCAGCTCCACCCGGCCGGGGGAGGGGTTGCTGAAGTGGGGATTGACGCCCCGGCGCTCCAGGCAGAGCTTCATCACCGCGCCCACGTAACGCTCCGGGATGATGATGGAGGCCCGGATATAGGGCTCGGCGGTCTCCTTGATCTTGGTGGGGTCCGGGTAGTGCTGGGGGTTGTCCACCGCCACCGTGGTGCCGTCCGTGAGGGTGAACTCGTAGCGCACCCCGGGCACCGTCATGATGAGGGACTGGCCAAATTCCCGGGCAAGCCGCTCCTGGACGATCTCCAGGTGCAGGAGCCCCAGGAAACCGCAGCGGAACCCCTGGCCCAGAGCGGCGGAGGAGTCCTTCTGATAGACCAGGGAGGCGTCGTTGAGCTTGTATTTCTCCAGGGCGTCGGCCAGGGCGGGGTAGTCGTCGTTGCTCACCGGGTAGATGGAGGCGAAGACTACCGGCTTCACCTCCTTGAAGCCGGGCAGCGGCGCCGCCGCGGGGCGGGCGTCCAGGGTGATGGTGTCGCCGATGCGGGTGTCGCTCACCTGCTTGATGCCGGCGATGAGATAGCCCACCTGGCCGGCGCGGAGCCGGTCGGCCGGCTGGCGGCTGAGGCCGAAGAGCCCCACCTCCTCCACCTTGTAGGTGGCCTGGGTGGACATGAGGCGGATGATGTCGCCGGGCTTGACCTCGCCGTCAAAGAGGCGCACGGAGACCACCGTGCCCCGGAAGGAGTCGTACTGGGCGTCAAAGATGAGGGCCCGAAGCGGCTCGGCGGGGTCGCCCGTGGGCGTCGGGATGCGGCTGACAATGGCCTCCAGGACCTCGGTGATGCCGATCCCTTCCTTGGCGGAGCACAGGACCGTCTCCTCGGGGTTGAGCCCCAGCTCCCGGCGGATCTGCTCCTTGGTGCCGGGGATGTCCGCCTGAGGCAGGTCGATCTTGTTGATTACCGGGATGATGGCCAGGTCGTGCTCCAGGGCGAGATAGAGATTGGCCAGGGTCTGGGCCTCCACCCCCTGGGAGGCGTCCACCAGGAGGAGCACCCCCTCACAGGAGGCGAGGGCCCGGGAGACCTCGTAGGAGAAGTCCACATGGCCGGGGGTGTCGATGAGATTGAGGGCGTATTCCTGGCCGTCTTGGGCCACATAGGGCAGAGTGATGGTGTTGCTCTTGATGGTGATGCCCCGCTCCCGTTCCAGGTCCATGGTGTCCAGCATCTGGTCGCGGCGCAGGCGTTCCGGCACCATGATGGTGGCCTGGATGAGGCGGTCGGCCAGGGTGGATTTGCCGTGGTCGATATGGGCGATGATGCTGAAGTTGCGGATATTTTTCATCATTAAAATTTAGACACTCTAAATAACCAGGTCCTTTAATTTAAATATTTTTTATTTATAATAAAGATTGAATATTTCTTTATTTTAAATAGTTCGGGGTTCATCATTGCATGGAGAACAAAAATGTCCTTCATTTTTCGTATTGTTGACTCAAATTAAACTTGGATTTTGGTCGGTATAATCAGCGATTTTCCCCGGCTTCGGCGGGCTCCAGGCTGCGCCGCAGGGCCTCCAGGTACTTGCCGGCGTAAGCTACAAATTCCCCTTCGATGATGAAACTCTCCGAGAGGCGGCTTTCCAGCTCCTTTAACTCCAGGCGGCGGGCCACCAGATAGACATTGCGGTTGAGGCGCTCCGGCGGGCCGGGATAACCGTAGTACAGGTTGGGAACCTTTCTCACCACCACCTTGAGGCCGCTGTCGTCCAATATGGTAATTTTATCATAAACTTGGCGCCGGGTGTCCGGGGGTTCCAGCATGGTGCCCTTGACGATGAGGCATTCGCCCCTGTCATTGAGGGCCGTGAGCTCCCGGGCAATCCGGGCAAGCAAGGCCTGCCGCTTCGCCGGAGTGGGGCTCAGCTCCCGGACGAAATAGCCCGGCGGAAAGGACTTGCAGGACAGGGTGGCACTCTCCTGGGCCGTCGCCGCCCCCCCGCCCCCAAGGGTGACAAGAAGCAACAGGAGGGCCACCCCCCCGAGGCGCCCTGGGGTCCAGGTCCAGCGCCGCCTCTCCTGAAGGCGGGGAGCCCAGTCGCCGCCGCCCACGCCGTCATGTCCGGGCCGCATGGTCCTCAGGCGGCCGCCGCCTCTCCCAGCACCTGCTTGATCTGCACGAAGCGCAGCAGCCCGGTCTTGGTGATGAGGCCCGCCAGGCGGCCGTCGGCCATCACCAGGAGGCGCTCCTCCCCGGCCTTGAGCATCCGGGTCAGGGCCTGGGCCAAGGTGGCCTCCGGATCAATGATGAGCTCGTCGGACACCGGCAGCATGATGTCCCGGACCCGCACTTCGTCCTGCCGCGGCCGGGGTATCTCCCGCACTTCGTTCAGGCTCACCACCCCCACGATGCGGCCGTCCTCCGCCACCGGAAAGCCCCGATAGCCGTAGCGCAGGATGTAATCCTGCACCAGGTGCGAAATGGGGAGATCCGGCGCCACCGTGATCACCTCCCGCACCATCACCTCCTTCAGGGGCACGCTCTCCAGGGCCTTGCGGATGACCAGCTCCTCATACCCTTGGGCCGACATGCTCCTTAAGAACATGCCGATGAACAGGAGCCACAGGCCATTGACCAGGGCGCCGGCGAAGATCTGCAGGGCCCCCAGGAGCATCAGGGCCACGGCAAAGCCCTTGCCGATGTCGCTGGCCACCTTGGTGGCGTAGGTCTGGGAGCCGGTGCGCCACCACAAAAGGGCCCTCAGCACCCGGCCGCCGTCCAAGGGAAAGCCGGGGATGAGGTTGAAGAACCCCAGGGCCAGGTTGATCCAGGTGAGATAGCCGGCCACCGCCACCGTGAGGGGCGAGGCGAAGCCCGCCAGGATGCCCTTGGCCACCCCGAAGACGAAGGCCAGGGCAAAGCTGCACAGGGGCCCCACGATGGCCACCTGGAGCTCCACCCGGGGGTCTTTGGGCTCCTCTCCCATTTTGGCCACCCCGCCGAAGATGAACAGGGTGATTTCGGGTATCTCCAGGCCGTTTCGGATGGCCACCAGGGAGTGGGTCAGCTCGTGGAGCAGAACGGAGGTGAAAAAGAGCAGGGTGGCGGCCAGCCCCGCCAGCCAGTAGGCCTGGGCGTCGTAGCCCGGGAAATTGCGGGGGAAATACCCCACCGCCAGGGCCACCAGCACCAGGGTGAAGACCACAAACCAGGAAAAGTCCAGGGTGATGCGGATGCCGGCGATGTGAAACAGGGTGAGGCCGGTGCGACCGGCGGCTTTCGTGGCCATGGATTATCCTCCCGATAACTTCGCCGCAAGACGCTGCTGTTCCGAACTTATCAAAAGCTCAGGTGTGCGGTGCGGCTTCTGGACGCCCCCATCCGCTGCTGCCCGCGGCTAGGGGTTGCGGCCTGGTTCTTCGGAACATGTCTGATATTATCCCACGGACCGGCGCCCGATGCATGGGATTTCGGCGCGACCTCCGGGGTTGTCTTCTTGAGGGAGTGTGATACAAGGGGGATGATGGCCGCGGGCAAATGGGAAAACGGTTTGTTTTGGGGGCGGTGCGAGCTCTGCGGTCGCTGGCGGCCGGTGACCCCGGAGCCGGTGACCGCGGAGGCCTTTTTCACCCATTGGCGGGCCGCTTTCTCCTGTTGCGGTCGGGAGCAGGTGGCCCTGATCACGGTGGAGAAAGATGAGCTGGACTTTCATTGAGGCCGGGGTTTTTCCGGTGGGGAGGCATACATGAGCCTCACCCCCTGCCGGGAGTGCGGCCGGGAGATCAGCACTGAGGCCATAAGCTGCCCTCACTGCGGCGCGCCCGTCTCCCCGAGGGCCGCCCGGCTTTTCTGGCGCTGGCCCTGGGGATTTGAATGGCGCACTCAGTGGGAAGTCGCCGGCTGGCCCCTGGTGC
The window above is part of the Desulfobaccales bacterium genome. Proteins encoded here:
- a CDS encoding site-2 protease family protein, with protein sequence MATKAAGRTGLTLFHIAGIRITLDFSWFVVFTLVLVALAVGYFPRNFPGYDAQAYWLAGLAATLLFFTSVLLHELTHSLVAIRNGLEIPEITLFIFGGVAKMGEEPKDPRVELQVAIVGPLCSFALAFVFGVAKGILAGFASPLTVAVAGYLTWINLALGFFNLIPGFPLDGGRVLRALLWWRTGSQTYATKVASDIGKGFAVALMLLGALQIFAGALVNGLWLLFIGMFLRSMSAQGYEELVIRKALESVPLKEVMVREVITVAPDLPISHLVQDYILRYGYRGFPVAEDGRIVGVVSLNEVREIPRPRQDEVRVRDIMLPVSDELIIDPEATLAQALTRMLKAGEERLLVMADGRLAGLITKTGLLRFVQIKQVLGEAAAA
- the lepA gene encoding translation elongation factor 4 — protein: MMKNIRNFSIIAHIDHGKSTLADRLIQATIMVPERLRRDQMLDTMDLERERGITIKSNTITLPYVAQDGQEYALNLIDTPGHVDFSYEVSRALASCEGVLLLVDASQGVEAQTLANLYLALEHDLAIIPVINKIDLPQADIPGTKEQIRRELGLNPEETVLCSAKEGIGITEVLEAIVSRIPTPTGDPAEPLRALIFDAQYDSFRGTVVSVRLFDGEVKPGDIIRLMSTQATYKVEEVGLFGLSRQPADRLRAGQVGYLIAGIKQVSDTRIGDTITLDARPAAAPLPGFKEVKPVVFASIYPVSNDDYPALADALEKYKLNDASLVYQKDSSAALGQGFRCGFLGLLHLEIVQERLAREFGQSLIMTVPGVRYEFTLTDGTTVAVDNPQHYPDPTKIKETAEPYIRASIIIPERYVGAVMKLCLERRGVNPHFSNPSPGRVELRYDLPLAEVIIDFYDKLKSVTQGYGSFDYELIGYRKSDLVKLDILLNGEKVDALSMIVHRDRAREWAVRVCERLKEEIPRQQFKIAIQGAIGGKIIARETISAFRKDVTAKCYGGDVTRKRKLLERQKEGKKRLKMVGSVTIPQSAFVAVLKTKNE